From a region of the Daphnia magna isolate NIES linkage group LG1, ASM2063170v1.1, whole genome shotgun sequence genome:
- the LOC116934730 gene encoding protein stoned-B-like yields the protein MAANPFMMDDINPAPQLGSGYINPFATSTAIPASSAVSNPFFDMAPANAIAVSNPFLMDDIPQQPSTGTVYNPFASSITESDTAVSEHVDSLAWLSSGGAMQTHGNMASPYDLPDTSSMSHHSPLMDDLLEADVPLPDELATDILEVATPSPGASPIPESLSNAKPARPAPPPRPPSRPSPPHETQQLILSVTGAMQATSEHLLDRLRATAPSPVPGYNPNMMHSHSPSPSPSPCPSPTQNAEVDLLHYDHLGDPPAGPPPRPTSRPSSPAVPQRPQQLPTRPAPPGPPPRPVAPTTASTAQPPPSADKGFASIFGEPSPTTELEALAFSPTPASSQVTAEAVPAEEIDLLGLPKPRTRTNNDILKLFEKKVDQEKDLLAGDVFESTFLVDLDQQAPPCPIAPESPFVMAPATSQPSFFQEELVNEANEAVQIADEESLSTRYHQQQETPSLVYPDIKSPVQSEPITIPIRGECVEQPEEFDAFSSRFESVGREDMLMVESDPFDPFSAGGSAKGSSVWGTATGTPESGSLLGFGASEGFDPFLALTEPPPAPHGSPRFPSSHRELSHDSDEEQPEFALSIKPRSEGFMDGKIGLALAPALAPPPRIPIQTASSDDYSPPKSLNPFLIPEQVPVPTSYEPYLPPERKSTTPRRDSEDSPLTPLFDEDQSVPLEVFPRVEYNGQVWEMQLRQPNKKKITSQRFWKKVFVKLGVHNDLPVIQLYSNKDDKEPFQELQLQPCYSVSDISAQQFDHYGKIFTVKVQYVFYKERPGIRPGQVTKAERLTSRLQQFAAYAIQGDYNGVKEFGSDLRKLGIPVEHAPHISELLKLGTTNYEELKEFSSAIEEALFKLTVPREKSQVGYKTDEVQMTAVDEFYVEQDKMGRVLRQIARVRVFVLSFLSGLPDVELGVNDLPRQGKEVVGRHDIIPVITEEWIRLEDVEFHSCVDQAEFENTRTVKFRPPDACYIELLRFRVRPPKNRELPLQVRTTLSVSGNKVELRSDVLVPGYISRKYGQIPCEDVAIRFPLPEAWIYMFRVEKHFRYGSVKSSHRRMGKIKGIERFLGAVDTLEATLIEVSSGSAKYEHHHRAIVWRMPRLPKEGQGSYTTHSFVCRLNLTSYDQMPETLARHCFVEFTMPATNVSHTTLRSLAVSTGDPPEKYVRYLARHEYVVEIDHTSGPGPAAYVAATATESISQQLPSAAEQPEDSDSDSD from the exons ATGGCAGCCAATCCGTTTATGATGGATGATATCAATCCGGCCCCACAGTTGGGATCTGGTTACATAAATCCTTTCGCTACATCAACGGCAATTCCAGCCTCTTCGGCAGTTTCGAATCCATTCTTCGACATGGCTCCGGCGAATGCAATCGCCGTTAGTAATCCATTTTTAATGGATGATATCCCGCAACAACCCAGCACTGGTACGGTGTACAACCCTTTCGCGTCGTCCATCACAGAATCTGACACAGCAGTCAGCGAACACGTCGACAGTCTCGCGTGGCTGAGTTCTGGTGGGGCCATGCAAACGCATGGCAATATGGCCAGCCCATACGATCTGCCAGATACGTCGTCTATGTCGCATCACTCCCCGCTGATGGACGATTTGCTGGAAGCCGATGTGCCACTTCCTGATGAATTGGCCACTGACATCTTGGAAGTAGCTACGCCATCACCTGGGGCATCGCCTATACCGGAGAGCCTCAGCAACGCGAAACCTGCCAGACCAGCTCCACCACCTAGACCACCATCCAGACCGTCTCCTCCACATGAAACTCAACAGCTGATATTGTCTGTTACGGGAGCTATGCAAGCCACTTCGGAACATTTGCTGGACCGTCTGAGAGCCACTGCTCCGAGTCCAGTACCGGGATACAATCCAAACATGATGCATTCACATTCACCGTCTCCCTCGCCATCGCCGTGcccaagtcctacgcaaaacgCAGAAGTGGATCTTCTACATTATGATCATTTGGGTGACCCTCCAGCTGGTCCTCCACCACGTCCGACATCAAGACCTTCTTCTCCGGCTGTTCCACAGAGACCTCAGCAACTTCCAACTAGGCCAGCACCCCCCGGACCGCCTCCAAGGCCCGTTGCTCCGACGACCGCCTCAACGGCACAACCACCACCGTCAGCTGACAAAGGTTTTGCTAGTATTTTCGGAGAGCCGTCTCCCACAACCGAATTGGAAGCGCTGGCATTTTCACCGACACCAGCAAGTTCACAAGTGACGGCCGAAGCTGTTCCAGCGGAAGAGATTGATTTGCTAGGACTTCCGAAGCCTAGGACACGCACAAATAACGATATCTTGAAACTATTCGAGAAGAAGGTGGATCAAGAGAAAGATTTGCTGGCTGGCGACGTCTTTGAAAGTACCTTTCTCGTTGATCTTGATCAACAGGCTCCACCCTGTCCCATTGCTCCTGAATCACCTTTTGTTATGGCTCCGGCGACAAGTCAACCATCATTCTTCCAGGAAGAATTAGTAAACGAAGCGAACGAGGCAGTGCAAATTGCCGACGAGGAGTCATTGTCAACGCGTTAtcaccagcagcaggaaacACCGTCGTTGGTGTACCCAGACATCAAAAGCCCTGTTCAGTCGGAGCCAATCACGATTCCCATCCGAGGAGAATGCGTCGAACAACCCGAGGAGTTTGACGCTTTTTCATCTCGTTTCGAAAGTGTTGGTAGAGAGGACATGCTCATGGTTGAAAGCGATCCATTTGATCCATTCTCAGCTGGAGGAAGCGCCAAAGGCAGTTCCG TATGGGGTACTGCAACTGGAACACCGGAATCCGGCAGCTTATTAGGCTTCGGAGCGAGTGAAGGTTTTGATCCGTTTTTGGCTCTAACGGAGCCTCCGCCCGCGCCACACGGAAGCCCGCGTTTTCCATCATCTCATCGTGAACTTTCACACGATTCCGACGAAGAACAGCCAGAATTTGCTCTCTCCATTAA GCCACGTAGCGAAGGCTTTATGGATGGTAAAATAGGACTAGCTTTAGCTCCTGCTTTAGCTCCGCCACCTAGAATTCCAATCCAGACTGCAAGCAGTGATGATTATTCTCCTCCGAAAAGTCTTAATCCATTCCTGATTCCCGAGCAGGTGCCTGTGCCAACATCAt ACGAACCTTATCTGCCTCCTGAGAGGAAATCAACAACACCACGTAGAGACTCTGAAGATTCGCCCTTAACACCACTCTTTGACGAAGACCAATCGGTACCTTTGGAAGTATTCCCGCGTGTGGAGTACAATGGTCAAGTATGGGAGATGCAATTGCGACAGCCGAATAAGAAGAAGATCACCAGTCAGAG GTTTTGGAAGAAGGTCTTCGTCAAATTAGGAGTCCATAACGATCTTCCCGTGATACAGCTCTATAGCAATAAAGATGATAAAGAGCCTTTTCAGGAACTGCAGCTCCAACCTTGTTATTCTGTCTCCGACATTA GTGCACAGCAATTTGATCATTATGGCAAAATTTTCACCGTCAAGGTTCAATATGTCTTTTACAAGGAACGTCCAGGAATACGACCTGGCCAGGTGACAAAAGCCGAGCGCCTTACAAGCCGTTTGCAGCAATTTGCTGCTTATGCTATACAGGGTGATTACAACGGCGTCAAGGAATTCGGTAGCGATCTGAGAAAATTGGGTATCCCTGTTGAACATGCTCCACAC ATATCTGAGCTGCTGAAGCTCGGAACTACCAACTACGAAGAACTAAAAGAGTTCAGTTCTGCCATAGAGGAAGCTCTGTTCAAACTGACAGTGCCGCGAGAGAAATCTCAGGTGGGATACAAAACGGACGAAGTTCAGATGACGGCAGTAGACGAATTCTATGTCGAGCAAGATAAAATGGGTCGAGTGTTGCGACAAATAGCTCGAGTTCGCGTCTTCGTCCTGTCTTTCCTCTCGG GATTGCCTGATGTGGAATTGGGCGTCAATGATCTGCCGAGGCAAGGAAAAGAAGTTGTTGGTCGCCACGACATTATTCCAGTCATCACGGAAGAATGGATCCGTCTAGAAGATGTCGAATTTCACAGTTGCGTTGACCAAGCTGAATTCGAAAACACTCGAACTGTCAA ATTCCGGCCTCCGGATGCGTGCTATATCGAGCTGTTGCGTTTCCGCGTTCGTCCTCCAAAGAACCGTGAGCTTCCTCTCCAGGTGCGCACCACTTTAAGCGTCTCTGGCAATAAAGTCGAACTGCGGTCGGATGTCCTAGTGCCCGGCTATATTAGTCGCAAATACGGCCAGATCCCATGCGAAGACGTGGCGATTCGCTTTCCGCTACCAGAAGCTTGGATATATATGTTCCGAGTGGAAAAGCACTTCCGTTATGGCTCTGTCAAGTCCTCTCATCGTCGCATGGGCAAGATCAAAGGCATAGAACGTTTCCTGGGCGCTGTAGACACCTTAGAGGCAACGCTAATCGAGGTTTCCTCTGGTTCGGCCAAATACGAGCACCATCATCGCGCCATCGTTTGGCGCATGCCTCGTCTTCCTAAGGAAGGCCAAG GATCCTACACTACGCACAGTTTTGTTTGTCGTCTCAACTTAACGTCCTACGACCAAATGCCGGAAACTCTGGCTCGCCATTGCTTCGTCGAGTTTACCATGCCGGCCACTAACGTTTCCCATACTACTCTTCGCTCCTTGGCAGTTAGCACGGGTGATCCACCAGAAAAATATGTGCGCTATTTGGCCAGGCACGAATATGTGGTGGAGATCGATCACACTAGTGGGCCTGGACCAGCGGCATACGTAGCAGCTACCGCCACCGAAAGCATCAGTCAACAGTTGCCATCAGCCGCTGAACAACCCGAGGATTCCGACAGTGATTCGGATTAA
- the LOC116934747 gene encoding protein stoned-A, with protein MHKLGKGLKKKIKGKKGKEKEDDLFDPAILEQYRRDKAAAAAAAAAKAAASGEDFDPSAEENGSPTAANGATSSAEPGADKKDSEEWEKFKLLTSGVDTILQKTQEDLGRIKKTSYYQRNKKPETPTPGEEAKPIVATSSSPGKSSGANNSEPTGSKTKWIGFEEGNKFKDLNEEEAEADQSRSATATQQSAVAKEVADRQLEELGQDFEEQNEEEDDEDIFNTEYVDVATSGELKLAYVPDSPTLEAPGDDPFDTSDVEKLVGPLPVIKKKKALVSIGAAVEILTAANAADQQQKQHHQLSTANRQRIAQPPTEIQLLCCFDDNEFDQNQTGNSAAVTPLANHTESSSSAQQTPHRQVPPASGEAGLKDILAEFDVIPDSAEPIDDDFVKPPKTSPVVKPKKPELLDEEDFEFEALAYESLAKQPLPQEEEEEEDDPFDTSSVEKVLNKDPVVIGTPSRKPPPSRPAAPPTRPPPSVAAIAAIAAAIDRSASAPTRPPVPSNPTVPSLQARDSFDALFLDESPTEKEKLTVPKLDSPLQVSAGDPFDTSAVDSFDTSTIDPFDTSAIDPFDTSAVGSFDISAPGSLSHPSLLPAETHLQVTSFVVVEDSPVNDEVDPFDTSAVEKILN; from the exons ATGCACAAACTAGGCAAAGgcttgaagaagaagatcaaagGCAAAAAGGGCAAAGAGAAAGAGGACGATTTGTTTGATCCGGCTATCCTTGAGCAGTACCGTCGTGACAAGGCCGCAGCCgccgcagcagcagccgcCAAAGCCGCCGCTTCTGGAGAAGATTTCGACCCATCAGCTGAAGAAAACGGTTCACCCACAGCAGCGAACGGAGCCACCTCATCCGCAGAGCCTGGTGCTGACAAGAAAGATAGCGAAGAGTGGGAAAAATTCAAACTTCTCACATCAG GTGTTGATACGATACTTCAAAAAACACAAGAGGATTTAGGGCGAATAAAGAAGACTAGCTATTACCAGAGGAATAAGAAACCCGAGACACCCACTCCTGGTGAAGAAGCCAAGCCAATCGTCGCAACATCGTCATCACCCGGTAAAAGCTCCGGCGCTAATAATAGTGAACCGACTGGTTCCAAAACTAAATGGATCGGCTTTGAGGAGGGCAACAAATTCAAAGATCTAAACGAGGAAGAGGCTGAAGCTGATCAAAGCCGTTCTGCCACAGCGACACAGCAATCAGCTGTAGCCAAAGAAGTTGCCGATCGCCAGCTTGAGGAACTCGGCCAAGATTTTGAAGAACAAAACGAAGAGGAAGACGACGAGGACATATTCAACACTGAATACGTAGACGTGGCAACCAGTGGTGAATTGAAGCTCGCATACGTTCCCGACAGTCCAACACTTGAAGCTCCAGGTGACGATCCTTTTGACACATCCGACGTCGAAAAGCTTGTTGGCCCGCTTCCCgttatcaaaaagaaaaaagctctTGTCAGCATCGGAGCCGCCGTTGAGATCCTGACTGCTGCCAACGCTGCtgatcaacaacaaaaacaacatcaTCAATTGTCTACAGCCAACCGACAACGGATCGCTCAACCTCCCACTGAGATCCAGTTACTTTGTTGTTTCGACGATAACGAGTTCGATCAGAATCAGACGGGGAATTCAGCAGCAGTAACGCCATTGGCTAATCATACAGAGAGTTCCAGCAGTGCGCAACAAACACCGCACAGACAAGTACCTCCTGCAAGTGGTGAAGCCGGCTTGAAGGACATCCTCGCTGAGTTCGACGTTATCCCAGATAGTGCCGAGCCAATCGACGACGACTTTGTGAAGCCTCCCAAGACAAGCCCAGTTGTCAAGCCGAAAAAGCCAGAGCTTCTCGACGAAGAGGATTTCGAATTTGAAGCCCTCGCGTACGAGTCATTGGCTAAACAACCACTTccgcaagaagaagaagaggaagaggacGACCCCTTTGACACTAGTTCCGTCGAGAAAGTGTTGAACAAGGATCCAGTCGTAATCGGTACTCCTTCTAGGAAACCACCTCCATCGAGGCCGGCTGCTCCTCCTACGCGTCCTCCCCCTTCGGTGGCGGCTATTGCAGCCATAGCGGCTGCAATCGATCGGTCGGCTAGTGCTCCAACTCGTCCACCAGTCCCAAGCAATCCGACAGTGCCAAGTCTTCAAGCCCGAGACTCATTTGACGCCCTCTTTCTTGACGAAAGTCCAACCGAGAAGGAGAAGCTAACGGTGCCCAAGCTTGACAGTCCTTTACAGGTTTCTGCTGGTGATCCTTTCGACACGTCAGCTGTCGATTCATTCGATACATCTACCATCGATCCGTTCGATACCTCTGCGATCGATCCATTTGACACTTCGGCTGTCGGCTCATTTGACATTTCCGCTCCTGGAAGTTTATCCCACCCATCGCTGCTTCCGGCTGAAACCCATCTACAGGTGACATCATTCGTGGTCGTTGAAGATTCGCCAGTTAACGACGAAGTCGATCCTTTTGACACTTCAGCAGTTGAGAAAATCTTAAACTAA
- the LOC116934721 gene encoding uncharacterized protein LOC116934721, with amino-acid sequence MANKTVRQKKLGPAPFASFEDSFDDLSSPESKGYQPMPEICEERYQQTDNNNDVSASTSTAQTPTTPRIDVEQASSPSQGESDDSTPERELFGLDMAADKLTSAFLEGAADVDLRSSAEGMGIPYSSDCSKGRLSRNSSLLATGKSTPVSRRDTGQQQVVEAQHRGNPLERRGSMGRNNGNNATDPFAFPCRETRLSSISSNVSATSGMSFLSAFSGRRSPSPHRMQLETSFCGPKTMASAAAREAAEDEELQDFDASRRPSLLNPSAWLGHGSSRCASPVGTPSSPGFMRASMFKYATEPRSRPTSPMGWNSAAPSPGASLTIAGEFPASSRWLVSPRCQRRSSSPHRTLVETSFCGHMQMKVPDDEVEPRGPSPMPSLGSLLSIQSQPVKYATEPRSRPASPTASKSYFSLTPVPTDSRRNSLVLPAGRCPSPMIETSFCGPRHLVRKDSKEDPSSLGEAPRAPSSFSMKPSETGGQEATTSLRPIKYATEPRSRPASPASSVQHAIVISASVCRTDSPILINRTARSPSPHRMRVETSFCGPKQIRQESMAGAKTDDPLAKEIESNVTEVSIHALPVKYATEPRSRPVSPCNMLSRNCPTPDPEIRAMRSPSPMMVETSFCGNKSSVKDDDIAINYQKVVNIGEPARPQSTIPVKYATEPRSRPSSPGLRLLSNHTTPVLDRRHRSPSPHRMLVETSFCGPKQMTRQESEIIEAVQSVCSRLQGRDQEEADDLSNSSGSVFELPIVRNHFNEQTIQSNSPSSSLLGAMAYDEKQEAAEFPTNWPDQPVSEFAATWPILHMSTFELSPEKKSRSSSEDTASPPSQRSNGHIVSMPPKASTVTASPIPVRSGRQMPKPVPCPKPPQSFIPQSDSSAQSSPLASPALSRRFESASPSPSSPFPSRRTSLGSSLRSNQGAEDVQTTDQPAREFNAKLIKSGDLSDESPHHSQPEKMDRKDGHKGRSVLSVLFGKRGGRSKLKDQDLEAVDEKSMMTSNQNGQQQESASRMLSLPLPSRDSSPGRSLGDSGQSGDDLDEADGFQHQVLDTGNESGDNLVESELDPVPALAPTSSNSPKEEISFFHQDSIEEELPFVPTTLPIERPIAPVITPVRMRTSEVKTTPTQRPRCSISFGPSSIGDYVKIARADSVVAEDPSGLATTPKIIVSLPKPEREESVDDLASTIPAVKVTVGSVCSNWEAFSEQVFMQSVSSRKRFRQGSEEVLEKNGTQPSTPGETKPQQPPIPKSSQWVNVEELPEPVKEAKAIKVVKTSAIKEQTLQTVTDQATEEASGTTIGERTPEEDDVDKNLGLPVRKDSVSSETALLREIEEAELEEDRSPPADDGEASLSICQRHSQSSSLAELDSNLDEVEATELANSNLLSVAPFGMDLDVHSNRSSVVAPSEDIASSSPEDEEELPISTQ; translated from the exons ATGGCCAACAAGACAGTACGGCAGAAAAAGTTAGGACCGGCTCCGTTTGCATCGTTTGAAGATTCCTTTGATGACCTGTCCAGCCCAGAATCAAAAGGCTACCAGCCTATGCCGGAAATTTGCGAAGAACGCTATCAGCAGACGGACAATAATAACGACGTTTCGGCGTCTACTTCAACAGCACAAACGCCGACTACGCCGAGGATAGACGTCGAACAGGCCAGCAGTCCATCGCAGGGTGAAAGTGACGATTCGACCCCCGAGAGGGAGCTCTTTGGCCTAGATATGGCCGCCGATAAATTAACATCGGCTTTTTTGGAAGGAGCTGCCGATGTTGATCTCCGCTCTTCGGCAGAAGGAATGGGCATCCCGTACTCGTCGGATTGCAGCAAGGGAAGACTTTCCAGGAATTCGTCCCTCCTAGCAACGGGGAAGTCGACTCCAGTCAGCAGGAGGGATACTGGGCAACAACAAGTCGTCGAAGCTCAACATCGCGGCAACCCGTTGGAACGAAGAGGATCCATGGGAAGAAATAACGGCAACAACGCTACGGATCCCTTCGCCTTTCCATGTCGAGAAACCCGATTGTCTTCCATCTCATCCAACGTTTCGGCCACCTCCGGCATGTCATTCCTGTCGGCCTTCTCCGGCCGTCGATCCCCATCACCGCATCGAATGCAGTTGGAAACATCATTTTGTGGGCCGAAAACGATGGCCTCTGCTGCGGCTAGAGAGGCTGCAGAGGACGAAGAGCTTCAAGATTTTGATGCTTCTCGACGTCCATCACTTCTCAATCCGTCCGCTTGGTTAGGACATGGATCAAGCAGATGCGCATCACCCGTTGGTACTCCGTCATCTCCCGGCTTTATGCGCGCAAGCATGTTTAAGTACGCCACGGAGCCTCGGTCACGTCCTACCAGTCCTATGGGCTGGAATTCGGCAGCTCCGTCGCCGGGGGCGAGTCTGACCATCGCCGGTGAGTTTCCGGCTTCTTCGCGATGGCTAGTCTCACCCAGATGCCAAAGACGTTCCTCTTCTCCTCATAGGACTTTGGTAGAGACTTCCTTCTGCGGCCATATGCAAATGAAAGTGCCTGATGATGAAGTGGAGCCCAGAGGGCCTAGCCCTATGCCTAGTCTTGGCTCGCTTCTTTCCATCCAGTCACAGCCCGTCAAATACGCCACGGAACCTCGTTCTCGGCCGGCAAGTCCGACGGCGAGTAAAAGCTATTTCAGCCTAACTCCCGTTCCGACAGATTCCCGCCGTAATTCTCTCGTTTTACCAGCTGGTCGCTGTCCATCACCAATGATCGAGACCTCCTTTTGCGGCCCGAGACATCTAGTGAGGAAAGACAGTAAAGAGGATCCTTCCAGTCTAGGTGAAGCTCCAAGAGCTCCTAGTAGTTTCTCGATGAAGCCGTCAGAAACCGGTGGCCAAGAAGCGACGACAAGTTTGCGGCCCATCAAATATGCGACTGAGCCGCGTTCCAGACCTGCAAGTCCAGCATCGAGTGTCCAGCACGCTATTGTAATATCAGCATCTGTTTGCCGAACGGATTCTCCTATTTTAATTAACCGAACAGCTCGATCACCCTCACCGCATCGAATGCGAGTAGAGACATCATTCTGCGGACCCAAGCAAATCCGCCAGGAATCCATGGCTGGAGCGAAAACAGATGATCCACTTGCCAAAGAAATTGAGTCTAACGTTACAGAAGTTTCAATACATGCCCTTCCGGTAAAGTACGCAACCGAACCGAGATCTCGTCCGGTTAGTCCTTGCAATATGTTGAGTCGTAATTGTCCGACTCCGGATCCGGAAATTCGAGCCATGCGATCTCCTTCTCCGATGATGGTTGAGACCTCATTCTGTGGCAACAAATCGTCTGTCAAAGATGATGATATTGCCATTAATTATCAAAAGGTTGTCAATATTGGAGAGCCGGCCCGACCGCAATCAACAATTCCGGTCAAATATGCAACGGAACCCCGATCGCGACCAAGCAGTCCCGGCTTGCGTTTACTGAGCAACCACACTACTCCAGTGCTCGATCGACGACACCGTTCGCCTTCGCCACACCGGATGCTAGTTGAAACTTCGTTTTGCGGACCCAAACAAATGACACGCCAAGAAAGCGAAATAATCGAAGCTGTCCAATCGGTTTGCAGTCGATTACAGGGACGGGATCAAGAAGAAGCAGACGATTTATCCAACTCCTCTGGTTCTGTGTTTGAATTGCCCATCGTACGGAACCATTTCAACGAGCAAACGATACAGAGTAATAGCCCGTCGTCGAGCTTGTTGGGCGCAATGGCCTATGATGAGAAACAGGAGGCAGCTGAATTTCCGACCAATTGGCCAGACCAACCTGTCTCTGAGTTTGCAGCTACTTGGCCCATCCTTCACATGTCGACGTTTGAGTTGTCTCCGGAGAAGAAATCTAGATCGTCCTCAGAGGACACGGCCAGCCCGCCGTCACAGCGTAGCAACGGACATATCGTATCAATGCCTCCGAAGGCTTCTACTGTAACCGCTTCGCCAATTCCGGTACGATCAGGACGTCAAATGCCCAAGCCGGTGCCCTGTCCTAAGCCTCCTCAAAGCTTCATTCCTCAATCCGACTCGTCAGCTCAGAGTTCTCCGCTAGCTTCTCCGGCTCTATCCAGACGTTTCGAATCCGCTTCGCCGTCTCCTTCATCTCCTTTCCCGAGTAGGCGGACATCGCTAGGCAGTAGTTTGAGATCAAATCAAGGAGCCGAAGATGTTCAAACGACGGATCAACCAGCCCGTGAATTTAATGCGAAACTAATCAAAAGCGGAGACCTGTCAGATGAGAGTCCCCATCATTCGCAACCGGAAAAAATGGACAGGAAGGACGGGCATAAAGGCCGGAGCGTTCTTTCCGTCCTCTTTGGAAAGCGGGGTGGAAGGAGCAAGTTAAAGGACCAAGATCTTGAAGCTGTCGATGAAAAATCAATGATGACCAGCAACCAAAACGGCCAGCAACAAGAATCGGCAAGTCGAATGCTTAGCCTTCCCTTGCCATCTCGCGATTCCTCACCTGGTCGATCTCTGGGAGATTCCGGCCAAAGCGGGGACGATTTGGACGAGGCAGATGGGTTCCAACATCAAGTCTTAGATACGGGTAACGAATCAGGCGATAACCTAGTGGAATCGGAATTGGACCCTGTGCCAGCTTTAGCTCCAACATCCAGTAATTCTCCAAAGGAAGAGATCAGCTTTTTTCATCAAGATTcaatagaagaagaattgcCTTTCGTTCCGACAACTTTGCCAATAGAACGGCCTATCGCTCCGGTCATAACTCCCGTCCGGATGCGAACGAGTGAAGTCAAGACCACGCCCACTCAACGACCTCGTTGTTCCATTTCTTTCGGTCCGAGTTCCATCGGCGATTACGTCAAAATCGCCAGAGCGGATAGTGTTGTCGCAGAAGATCCGTCAGGGCTTGCCACGACCCCAAAAATCATCGTATCGCTACCGAAGCCGGAACGGGAAGAATCTGTTGATGATTTAGCATCAACCATTCCTGCTGTTAAAGTGACGGTGGGCAGCGTTTGCAGCAATTGGGAAGCATTCTCGGAGCAGGTTTTTATGCAAAGCGTCAGCTCACGAAAGCGGTTCCGACAGGGGAGTGAGGAAGTGTTGGAAAAGAATGGGACTCAGCCATCTACACCTGGCGAAACCAAGCctcaacagccaccaattccCAAATCCAGTCAATGGGTCAACGTAGAAGAGCTTCCCGAACCTGTCAAGGAAGCTAAAGCCATTAAAGTAGTGAAGACCAGCGCAATCAAGGAACAAACTCTGCAAACAGTGACGGATCAAGCGACGGAGGAAGCGTCTGGGACGACGATAGGCGAAAGGACGCCAGAAGAGGATGATGTAGACAAAAACTTGGGCCTTCCGGTTCGTAAGGACTCCGTTAGCAGTgagacggcgctgttgagggagATCGAAGAAGCTGAACTGGAGGAGGATCGATCTCCTCCCGCCGACGATGGCGAGGCATCCCTTTCGATTTGTCAAAGACATTCGCAGTCGAG TTCTCTGGCCGAATTGGATAGTAACCTCGACGAGGTGGAAGCCACAGAATTGGCCAACTCCAATTTGCTATCCGTCGCGCCATTTGGCATGGATCTAGACGTCCACAGTAATCGGAGCTCTGTGGTAGCGCCG AGCGAAGACATAGCCAGTAGCAGCCCGGAGGACGAGGAAGAGTTACCCATATCAACGCAGTAG